Proteins encoded by one window of Aliivibrio wodanis:
- a CDS encoding sodium-dependent nucleoside transporter, with product MNFLVSILGIVCLFAIAFLFSENRQAIKWRTVLGAFLIQLLFAGFILYVPIGQTILNSISMAVSDIIAYGRVGTEFLFGDLAQYKLGFIFAVNVLPTIVFFSALISVLYYLGIMGWIIKIIGGGLQRFLGTTRTESMSATANIFVGSVEAPLVVRPFLAKMSRSELFAVMVGGLASVAGGTMVGYAGLGVELRYLIAASFMSAPAGLMMAKLIVPQTEEINETDQYEEDTVDDAPVNIIDAASQGALNGLQIVFAVGASLLAIISLIALVNGGLHKVGLLVGFDNLSLDLIFGYLFAPVAWLIGVPWSEATVAASLIGKKIAINEFVAFADLMAVKDQLSEHSQAIVTFALCGFANLTSIAMLMGGLGGVVPSRRPDIARLGMKAIFAATLANLMSATVAGIFLSF from the coding sequence TTGAACTTTTTGGTCAGTATTTTAGGCATTGTTTGCCTATTCGCAATTGCGTTTCTTTTTTCAGAAAACCGACAAGCCATCAAATGGCGCACTGTATTAGGCGCGTTCTTAATTCAGTTATTGTTCGCCGGGTTCATCCTCTACGTACCAATTGGCCAAACTATCCTAAATAGTATCTCCATGGCTGTTTCAGACATTATTGCTTATGGACGTGTAGGCACAGAATTCCTTTTTGGTGATTTAGCCCAATACAAATTAGGCTTTATTTTTGCCGTCAACGTTTTGCCTACCATCGTTTTCTTCTCAGCACTAATATCTGTTCTTTACTACTTAGGTATCATGGGATGGATAATTAAAATTATTGGCGGCGGTTTACAGCGCTTCCTTGGTACAACTCGTACAGAATCAATGTCAGCAACCGCTAATATCTTTGTTGGTTCTGTTGAAGCACCGTTAGTTGTTCGCCCTTTCCTTGCTAAAATGTCTCGTTCTGAATTGTTTGCCGTAATGGTGGGTGGTTTAGCCTCTGTCGCTGGTGGAACAATGGTAGGTTATGCAGGTTTAGGCGTTGAACTACGTTACTTAATCGCAGCAAGCTTTATGTCAGCTCCTGCTGGGTTAATGATGGCTAAACTTATTGTCCCACAAACCGAAGAAATTAATGAAACGGATCAATACGAAGAAGATACTGTTGATGATGCACCTGTAAATATTATTGATGCAGCCTCACAAGGTGCATTAAACGGATTACAAATTGTCTTCGCAGTAGGTGCAAGCTTACTGGCTATTATTAGCTTAATTGCCCTAGTAAATGGTGGATTACATAAAGTTGGCTTATTAGTTGGTTTTGATAACTTAAGCTTAGATCTTATTTTTGGTTACCTATTTGCCCCTGTTGCATGGTTAATCGGTGTTCCATGGTCAGAAGCAACCGTTGCTGCAAGTTTAATTGGTAAAAAAATCGCGATTAATGAATTTGTCGCCTTTGCAGATTTAATGGCAGTAAAAGACCAATTAAGTGAGCATTCTCAAGCTATCGTTACCTTTGCTTTATGTGGCTTTGCAAACTTAACTTCTATTGCCATGTTAATGGGTGGATTAGGTGGCGTAGTACCGAGTCGCCGTCCAGATATTGCACGCCTAGGGATGAAAGCTATCTTTGCCGCAACATTAGCAAACTTAATGAGCGCAACAGTTGCTGGTATCTTCCTTTCCTTCTAA
- a CDS encoding HTH-type transcriptional regulator, LysR family yields the protein MLKQAKQMIVFNALTQQKSFTKAAQLLDISRTQVSLQIQLLEERLGVQLVQRTTRSFSLTEAGQSFAVHCANIADEINEAENELLSNIDTLNGKLRVGIAQSFATNHILPYLSELHQRYPQLNIEITLFDHKIDVIAEQLDLWIGVMDSPPEGFVARHLIDCHFVLVANSTYLAKHGIPYHPYDLKKHNCLTYMSRERKDNVWGFHKGDENLQIKVSGNYRIDSADAIRNATVSGNGIGYIATYLLSDELRTGKLVQLLPDWELNQSMPLYAVYPRRKFLAKKVQIFMEFVRHHINAEKIDNV from the coding sequence ATGTTAAAGCAAGCCAAACAAATGATCGTGTTTAATGCGCTCACCCAGCAGAAAAGCTTTACCAAGGCTGCTCAGCTTCTAGATATCTCGAGAACACAAGTTAGCCTGCAAATTCAGCTTCTTGAGGAGCGTTTAGGTGTTCAGTTAGTTCAACGAACTACACGCTCTTTTTCCCTTACTGAAGCAGGTCAATCATTCGCTGTGCATTGTGCCAATATCGCCGATGAGATTAACGAAGCTGAAAACGAATTGCTTTCTAATATCGATACACTAAATGGTAAGTTACGTGTCGGTATCGCACAGTCTTTTGCAACCAATCATATATTGCCATATTTATCTGAGCTTCATCAGCGCTATCCACAGCTCAATATAGAAATAACTTTGTTTGATCATAAGATTGATGTGATTGCAGAGCAATTAGACTTATGGATAGGTGTGATGGATTCTCCTCCTGAAGGATTTGTCGCAAGGCATCTAATTGATTGTCATTTTGTGTTAGTCGCTAACTCTACCTATCTAGCTAAGCATGGGATCCCTTATCACCCTTATGATCTTAAGAAGCATAACTGTCTAACTTACATGAGTCGTGAGCGTAAAGATAATGTGTGGGGTTTCCATAAAGGAGATGAGAATCTACAAATAAAAGTGTCAGGGAATTATCGAATTGATTCTGCCGATGCGATTCGTAATGCGACCGTTTCAGGTAATGGTATAGGCTACATTGCGACTTATCTGCTTTCTGATGAATTACGAACAGGTAAGCTTGTGCAACTTCTTCCTGATTGGGAATTAAATCAATCAATGCCTCTTTATGCTGTTTATCCGCGTCGTAAATTCTTAGCCAAAAAAGTACAGATCTTTATGGAGTTTGTTCGCCACCACATTAATGCAGAGAAGATTGATAATGTGTAA
- the npdA gene encoding NAD-dependent deacetylase, with amino-acid sequence MLFPYKNIVILTGAGISAESGIQTFRASDGLWENHRIEDVATPEGFFKDPDLVQDFYNKRRALLKSDAIQPNAAHKALAKLEKELDGTVTIVTQNIDNLHERGGSSNVIHMHGELNKIRCEESNQVITCTDDIHTGDLCHCCQIPAQLRPHVVWFGEMPLDMGQIHDALSKADLFISIGTSGSVYPAAGFVHEAKLHGAHTIEINLEPSAVDDEFEEKRYGKAGVLVPELVSELLEN; translated from the coding sequence ATGTTATTTCCATATAAGAATATTGTTATTTTAACAGGAGCAGGGATCTCTGCTGAATCAGGAATTCAAACGTTTCGCGCAAGTGATGGGCTATGGGAAAATCATCGAATTGAAGACGTAGCGACACCTGAAGGTTTTTTTAAGGATCCTGATTTGGTTCAAGACTTTTATAATAAGCGCCGTGCTCTGTTAAAAAGCGATGCTATACAGCCCAATGCGGCTCATAAAGCGCTCGCTAAGCTTGAAAAAGAGCTCGATGGCACAGTTACTATTGTGACGCAAAATATTGATAATTTGCACGAACGTGGTGGCAGTTCAAATGTGATTCATATGCATGGTGAATTGAATAAAATACGCTGTGAAGAATCAAATCAAGTGATTACGTGTACGGATGATATTCATACTGGCGATCTCTGCCATTGTTGCCAGATCCCCGCACAACTACGACCTCATGTAGTTTGGTTTGGTGAAATGCCATTAGATATGGGACAAATTCACGATGCGTTAAGTAAAGCTGATCTGTTTATTTCAATAGGTACGTCTGGCTCTGTGTATCCGGCAGCAGGTTTTGTGCATGAAGCGAAACTTCATGGTGCGCATACGATTGAGATTAATTTAGAACCAAGTGCTGTTGATGATGAGTTTGAAGAAAAACGTTATGGTAAGGCTGGGGTGTTAGTTCCTGAGTTAGTCTCAGAGTTATTAGAGAATTAA
- a CDS encoding membrane protein (No significant database matches) — protein MFTFKKLLVGLGLLSISAITSANTGFCAGKLDGYYANPVNPTTFYQCFNELTYLNQCPVGLVFDSSSNTCTWA, from the coding sequence ATGTTTACATTTAAAAAGTTGTTAGTTGGTTTAGGCTTATTAAGTATTAGTGCTATTACAAGTGCTAATACAGGTTTCTGTGCTGGGAAATTAGATGGTTATTATGCCAATCCGGTAAACCCTACTACATTTTATCAATGCTTTAATGAATTAACTTATCTTAATCAATGTCCAGTAGGGTTAGTATTTGACTCAAGTAGTAATACATGTACTTGGGCATAA
- the potD gene encoding spermidine/putrescine-binding periplasmic protein precursor (SPBP) produces the protein MKKWTTLVSTGLCAAALIAGNAQAADKELYFYNWSEYIPNEVLEDFTKETGIKVYYSTYESNESMYAKLKTQGSGYDLVVPSTYFVSKMRKEGMLKKIDKTKLAHFKDLDSNYLNKPFDPNNNYSIPYIWGATGIGVNADMMNPNELHSWNDFWDEKWQGQLMMMDDSREVFHIALTKLGYSANTTNPDEIKAAYEELKKLMPNVLVFNSDFPANPYLAGETSVGMLWNGSAYMAREEGADIQIVWPDKGTIFWMDSLAIPAGAKNVDAAHQMMDFLLRPENAAKIALEIGYPTPVKSAYPLLPKEFANDPNIFPPQEVMDSGEWQDEVGEASALYDEYFQRLKVDM, from the coding sequence ATGAAAAAGTGGACAACTCTCGTCTCTACAGGACTGTGCGCTGCAGCCTTAATCGCTGGTAATGCACAAGCTGCAGATAAAGAGCTCTATTTTTATAACTGGTCAGAATATATTCCTAATGAAGTACTAGAAGACTTCACTAAAGAAACCGGTATCAAAGTCTATTATTCGACTTATGAGTCTAACGAAAGCATGTACGCTAAGTTAAAAACTCAAGGTTCAGGATATGATCTAGTTGTTCCTTCAACTTACTTTGTGTCTAAAATGCGCAAAGAAGGCATGCTAAAAAAAATTGATAAAACAAAACTGGCTCATTTTAAAGATTTAGATTCAAACTACTTAAATAAACCGTTTGATCCAAATAATAACTACTCTATTCCTTATATTTGGGGCGCGACAGGTATCGGTGTTAATGCTGATATGATGAACCCGAATGAACTTCACTCTTGGAATGATTTCTGGGATGAAAAGTGGCAGGGTCAGTTAATGATGATGGATGACTCACGTGAAGTGTTCCACATCGCTTTAACAAAACTTGGTTACTCAGCAAATACAACCAACCCTGATGAAATCAAAGCAGCTTATGAAGAGCTTAAAAAACTAATGCCAAACGTATTAGTATTTAACTCTGACTTCCCAGCAAACCCATATTTAGCGGGTGAAACAAGCGTTGGTATGCTTTGGAATGGCTCAGCTTACATGGCTCGTGAAGAAGGCGCTGACATTCAAATCGTTTGGCCTGACAAAGGCACTATTTTCTGGATGGATAGCCTAGCAATTCCTGCTGGCGCTAAAAACGTAGATGCAGCTCATCAAATGATGGACTTCCTACTTCGCCCTGAAAATGCAGCAAAAATTGCATTAGAAATTGGTTACCCAACACCAGTAAAATCAGCATACCCTCTTCTTCCAAAAGAGTTTGCTAATGATCCAAACATCTTCCCACCACAAGAAGTAATGGATTCAGGCGAATGGCAAGATGAAGTCGGTGAAGCAAGTGCGCTTTACGACGAATACTTCCAACGTCTAAAAGTAGATATGTAA
- the potD gene encoding spermidine/putrescine-binding periplasmic protein precursor (SPBP) (Possible alternative translational start site after codon 19), with amino-acid sequence MPFVRHVFFFITLMESLLMNKMAAFFTGTACALALTMNVANAKENDELVFMNWGPYINSDILEEFTKETGIKVIYSTYESNETLYAKMKAHNKGYDLVVPSTYFVAKMRDEKMLQPIDKSKISNFNGLDTNYLDKAFDPKNEYSIPHVVAITGLAVNTEMYNPDDFNSWNDLWNPEFEGQLMLMDDTREVFHIALRKLGYSGNSTNPKEIDEAYAELQKLMPNVLVFNSDNPAAPYMAGEVGLGMLWNGSAAAAQAEGLPIKLIFPKEGGIGWVDNFAIPSGAKNVEASHKMIDFLLRPEIAARISGDTGYLTAVKASNDKFKDVAPLFPSQEDLDRVEWQSAVGDMTVKYEEYFLKLKAGQ; translated from the coding sequence ATGCCTTTTGTTCGACATGTCTTCTTTTTTATCACTCTAATGGAGAGTCTATTAATGAACAAAATGGCTGCGTTTTTTACTGGAACCGCCTGTGCTTTAGCACTAACAATGAATGTTGCTAACGCAAAAGAAAATGATGAATTGGTATTCATGAACTGGGGACCATACATCAACAGTGATATCTTAGAAGAATTTACTAAAGAAACTGGCATTAAAGTTATCTACTCTACTTATGAGTCTAACGAAACTTTATACGCAAAAATGAAAGCGCATAATAAAGGCTATGACCTAGTTGTTCCATCAACTTACTTCGTAGCAAAAATGCGTGATGAAAAAATGCTACAACCAATTGATAAATCAAAAATTTCAAACTTTAATGGCTTAGATACAAACTACCTAGATAAAGCATTCGATCCAAAAAATGAATACTCTATTCCACACGTAGTTGCTATTACTGGTCTTGCCGTAAATACTGAAATGTATAATCCAGATGATTTTAATAGCTGGAATGACCTTTGGAACCCAGAATTTGAAGGTCAATTAATGCTAATGGATGACACACGTGAAGTGTTCCACATTGCATTACGTAAATTGGGCTATTCTGGTAACTCAACAAATCCAAAAGAAATTGATGAGGCTTACGCTGAGCTGCAAAAACTAATGCCAAACGTATTAGTGTTTAACTCAGATAACCCTGCAGCACCATACATGGCTGGCGAAGTTGGTCTTGGTATGCTTTGGAATGGTTCAGCGGCGGCTGCACAAGCAGAAGGCCTACCAATCAAATTGATCTTCCCTAAAGAAGGTGGCATTGGTTGGGTTGATAACTTTGCTATCCCTTCTGGTGCAAAGAATGTAGAAGCATCACATAAGATGATCGACTTCCTACTTCGCCCAGAAATTGCCGCACGCATTTCAGGTGATACTGGTTACTTAACAGCAGTTAAAGCATCAAATGATAAATTTAAAGATGTAGCTCCACTGTTTCCATCTCAAGAAGATCTTGACCGTGTTGAATGGCAATCTGCCGTTGGTGATATGACTGTGAAATACGAAGAGTACTTCTTAAAACTGAAAGCCGGACAGTAA